The following nucleotide sequence is from Bradyrhizobium roseum.
TGGTGGAGATCGAGCGATGCGGCGCGCCCTTGACATGGATATTGCCGCGCCCGTCGGTGTCGAGATCGGCGGCGTTGACCTCCAGCTCCTCGGCAGCGGCCTCCATCATGACGCCGCGCGCCTCCTTGGCCGCCGCCATCACCGCATTGCCGACGCGATGGGTGCCGCGCGAGGCGAACGAGCCCATGCAGTGCGGACCGGTGTCGGAGTCCGCGGTGTCGACATAGACGTCCTCGACCGGCACACCCAGCGTCTCCGCGCAGATCTGCCGTGTCACGGATTTCATGCCCTGGCCGAGATCGATCGACGACAGCGAGACCGTGAACTTGCCGCTGGGGTTGGAGTGCACCAGCGCCTGGCTGGGATCGCCGCCGAGGTTCATGCCGATGGGATAGTTGATCGACGCGATGCCGCGTCCGCGATGCCGGGCCATGGTCAGCGCCTCCTGGTGCCGAAGACGGACGAAAAACGGGTGGCGCCGTGCGACGGCGCGGGAGTGGATGGTCGCGGCGGCGGCGGCGTGGGAGAAGGCGGCGGCTGGGTCGCCACGGGCGGTGCGCGATCATAGGTGGTCCGTTGCTGCGAAGCCGCGGCGCGTTGCGGAGCCGGCTCGCGCGGCGTCGGCGAGATTGTCGCGCGGCTGCCACCGCCATCCGTGCGCGACGACATCCGCTTCACGTCCTCGCGAAGCGGCCATTTGGCCTTCTCGGCGGCGACCTGAACGCATTCGATCAGCGCGGTGTTCTTCGCCTCGCGCCGGTGCGCCTTCATGTCGCCATCGCGATAGGCGTTGAGGATGCGGAACTCCATGGGGTCTATGCCGACGAGATGCGCGAGCTTGTCCATCTGGCATTCGAGCGCAAAGTCCATCGCCGTAACGCCGAAGCCGCGCATGGCGGTCGCCGGCGTCCGGTTGGTGAACACGCAATAGATATCGCCGTAGACGTTGGGAATCGTGTAGGGGCCGGGCAGATGCGCCGCGCATTTGACGACGGCGTAGCTCGAAAGCCGGGTATAGGCGCCGCTGTCGAAATAGGCGCGGATCTTGCGCGCGACGATGCGTCCATCGCGCATCACGCCGTCCTTGATGTAGATGCGCTCCGCCCCGCGCGGGGATCCGAACTGCATCTCCTCCTCGCGGCCGAGTTGGTAGCGCACCGGACGTCCGGTCAGCATCGCGCCGAGAATGGCGAGCGGCTCGGTCAGCGTATCCACCTTGCCGCCGAAGCCGCCGCCGACGGTGCCGCCGATGAAATGGAAGGTGTTGGAGGGAACGTCGAGGATCTTGGCGCAGGTATCGAGCGAGAAGAACAGCGCCTGCGTCGAGGTGTAGACGACATAGCGGCCGTTGGTGTCGGGCGCCGCGATCGAGCCGTTGGTTTCGGTCGGCGCGTGCTCGATCGGCGACATCTGGTAGCGCTGTTCGAGGACGTGGTCAGCCTCGGCAAAACCGCGCTCGACGTCGCCGAAGCGCAGTTTCTGGTGGTCGTAGAGGTCGTGATAGACGAACGTGTTCTTGGGATAGGTCTCGTTGACGACGGGCGCGCCCGGCTTCAGCGCTTCCTCGACATCGAAAACCGCCGGCAGCGGTTCGTAATCGACCCGCACCTTCGCGAGCGCCTCGAAGGCTTCGCGCGGGCTGTCGGCGACGATGGCGACGATCGGCTCGCCCTTGTAGCGCACCTTGTCGACGGCCAGCGACGGCTCGTCGTCCTTGCCGAAGTTGATCAGGCTAAGGAGTGTGTTGAGATTGACCGGCACGTCGGCGCCGCGAATGATCCGGCGGACGCCGGGCGCGCGCTCGGCTTCCGTGGTGTCGATGCGACGCAGGCGGGCGTGGGCGTGCGGGCTGCGCAGCACCTTCAGATGCAGCATGCCTTGAAGTTTATGATCGTCGAAATAGGTCGAGGCGCCGGTGACATGGCCGAGCATGTCCTGGCGCTGGGTGCCCTTGCCGATCTCGTTCAGATTGTCGTCGCGCTCGTCGGCAAAGATGTCCTTGCGCAGTTCCAGCATGGTCGTTTCCTTCAGGCGCGGGCGCGGCCGCCAGATGCGGCGGCGAGGACGGCGTTGATGATCGGCTCATAGCCGGTGCAGCGGCAGATATTGCCCGAGATCGCCTCGACGACTTCGGCGCGGGTCGGCGAGGGATTGCGGTCGAGCAGCGCTTTTGCGGCCATCAGCATGCCCGGCGTGCAGTAGCCGCACTGCGCCGCGAACTGCTCCATGAACGCGCGCTGCAGCGGATGCAGGTTGGGGCCGTCCTTCAGCCCGTCGAGCGTCTGGATCGAGCGGCCGTTCGCGGATTCCGCCAGCGTCAGGCAGGACAGATGCAGTTCGCCGTCGATCAGCACGCTGCAGGCGCCGCAGCCGCCCTGGCCGCAGCCGAACTTCGGCGTCATGTCGCCGATGCCTTCGCGCAGCGCGACCAGCAGGTTGACGCCGCCATCGACGAACACCGCGACGTCGCGGCCATTGTGACGAAACTGGAGCGGGGTTTTGGTCATGAGGCTTACTCCAGGCCGGACAGCAGGCGGCGCAAATGAACGCCGACGATCTCGCGGCGATACCAGGCGCTGCCGAGCGCGTTGTCGGTGGGCGATACACCTTCGGCGGCCACCGCCGCCGCGGCATTGATCGCGGCGTCGTCGAGCGCACGCCCCTCCAGGGCGCGTTCGGCGGCCCGCGCGCGGATCTGCATCGCGGCCATTGAACCCAGCGCGATGCGCGCGCCCGAGATGCGGCCACTGCTGACCGGCAGATGTGCCGCCAGCGTGATCACCGAGCCGCCCTTCGGCTTGATCCGCGCGATCTTGCGATAGCGAAAGGCGTCGGCGGTCGCGGGCCGCTGGCAGGAGACGGCGAGCACCAGCGCGCCGCTCTGCCGTTCGCGCGATTGCAGAAATTCCTCGATCGGCAGATCGCGTGCGCCGAGCCCGCCCTGGACGGAGACGGTGGCATCGAGCGCCAGCAGCGCGACGGTGAAGTCGCCATACGGATTGGGCGCGAACAGATTGCCGCCCACGGTGCCCATGTTGCGCACCGCCGGCCCGCCGATTGATCGCGCCGGCGCATGGAGGAAAGCCAGCTCGCGCTCGGCCAGGATCTTCGCAAAGGTCACGCCGGCGCCGATCGTGATCCGCGAACTCGTCACGTCGATGCGGGAGAGCGCCTGGTCGGTCGCGCGCACCACCGTCGAGATCGAGATGTCGCCTTCGTTGAGCGCGCGCATGACCAGCGTGCCGCCGCCGAGATAGCGTGCGCTGCGGTCGGACGACAGCGCCGATGCGGCCTCACCCGTACTTCCAAACGTCTTCACCGTGACGGGCATGTTGCCTCCGCTTTCATGCGGCCTCCCTCAGGTGCCGGCGAATCGCATCGAAGCCGGCTTGATAGATCTGTTCCGAAACCATCTGCGTCAGCTGGGTTGCATCCGCGGGCCGCGTCGTGAAGCGGGATTCCCAGTGCCAGAAGGTGCGGTCGCCGTCGGTGACCGGCAGCAGGCGGACATGGGCGACATAGTTGAACATCGGGATCGGCGTATCGAGCAGGCAGTAGGTGAACGTCTGTTCGAGGTCCGACAGCGCCAGCAATTGCTCGCGCAGTTCCGAGCCGTCCTGCAGCTTGAAGCGCCGGATGCAGCCGATCTTGTCGGAAGCCTGCGCGCGCTCGATGGTGCTGGTCGCCACCGCCGGATGCCAGCGGTCATGGCCGTTGAAATCGCGCAGCACGTTCCACACCGCGCCGGTCGGCGCGTCGAGCACGGTGCTTTTGACGATATGCGGCACGCTAGCCTCCGAACGCGCGTTTGAGCGCGTCAAAACCGCCCTGGAACACGCCGCCGCCGATATTGCTGACGAGCTCGGTCTCGCGCTCGGGCGCGCAGTCGAATTCGGCGGTCCATTCCATGAACGTCTGGTCGCCGTCGGTCACCGGCGTGAGCCGCAGGGTGGCGACGTAGTTCTCCACGCCCATCGGCGATTCCAGGATGGAGTAGGTGCAGAACATGTCGTAGTCGGAGAGCCCGAGCAGCTTTTCGCGGATGCGGTCGCCATTGCGCAGGCGAAAATCCCGCACGCAGCCGATCTTGTCCGCGGGTTCGCCGCCCTCGATGCGGCTCTCGGCGATGGCGGGATGCCAGTTCGGCAGGCCGTTGAAATCGCGCACGCGCGCCCAGACGCGGTCGTTGCGGGCGTTGACGACGGTGGAAACATAGACGCGGGCCATGGCGTGCGGTTATCCCTTCTTGCGCGGGCCGCGTTCGGGAACAGGCTCCCCGGAGGCGTCGGGGGCAGGCGGCGTGTCGGGCCTGGCCTGGCCGCTCTTGCGTGCCGCCTCCTTGATGCCCTGCATGTCGCGCGCTTCGCGAATGAGGCCGGGCATCTTGGCGAGGCTGCCGCCTTCGACGCCGATGTCGGCCAGGATCGAATCGATCAGCGGCGCCTGGACGCGGTAGCGCAGCGCGGAGTCGATCACCTCGTCGGTCGGGCTGCGACCGCCGTTGCCACCGCCGCCGCCGCCGCCATTGAGGCCGTCGACACTGAGAATTCGAATCCCCTCGATCTTCTCCATCGGCTTGACGCTCTCGCGCACGATGCCCTCGATGCGGTCGAGCAGTTTTCGGCGGAACAGCGAGTAGCGCGCCTGGTCGGTGAGCACGTTTTCGGCTTCGTTGAGCAGCCGCTGCGCCTCGGCCTCGACGGCGGCGCGGACACGCTCGGCGTCGGCCGCGATCTTGGTCTCCTCGGCCCGCTTCTCCGCGAGCAGCACCTCGATGGTCTTCTGGCGTTTTGCGATCTCGCTGTCGCGGGCCGTGACGACGCGTTCGGCGGCCTGGGTCGCCCCCACGCGCGCATCCTCGGCGGCCACCTTGGCGGCGGATTCTTCCAGCGACTTCTGGTAAAGCGCGATCGCCTTTTCCATCAATGCGGTCTCGACTTCCTTCTCGCGGTTGACCTCCAGCTTGCGCAGATCGCGCTCGCGGCCGACGCGGGCTTCGTCGAGGCCGCGGTCGGAGGCGATGCGGGCGCGCTCGACTTCCTCGCGGGAGGCGATCTCGGCTTCCTGCAGCGCCTGGACGCGAGCGACTTCGAGCTGCTCGATGGCGCGGCGGCGGGCCAGCCTGGCCGCTTCAAGCGCCTGTTCGCGCGAGACATCCGTGGTCTCGACTTCCTTGCGCGCGATGATTTCCGCCTGCCTGACCTGGCGGTCGGCGTCGATCCGCTCGGAGCGCTTGGCGGCGAGCGCGATCACGCGTTCCTCGTCGGCGATCTCGACCGCCTTTTTCTGGTCGATATTGAGCACTTCGCGGGTCCGGGATGAGGCGATGCGCTCGGCCTCCAGCGCCAGTTCGACCTCGACGCGCCGTCGTTCGATCGCATCGCGCCGCTTGAGTTCGGCGGCCTCGATCGATTCGGTACGATCGATCTCGAGTCCTCGCGTCTCCTTCTCCGCCCGGATGCGCTGGGCGGCGATCACCTTCTCCTGGGCAATGCGCGCGGCCTCGATGGCTTCGCGCGAGGCGATGTCGGCCTCCTCGATGGTGCGGTTGCGCGCGATTTCGAGCGAGCGGACGCGCTCTTCCTGGGCGATTCGCGAGGCTTCGGTCGCCTCGCGTGCGCTGATCCCGGCGACTTCCAGCGCCTGGTTGCGCTCGATCTCCAGCTTGCGGGTGGCATGCTCGGACCCGATGCGTTCGGCGGCCAGCGTCCGCTCCCGCGCGATCCTCGCGGCCTCCACGGATTTTTGCGCCTCGATCTCGGCTTCCTGGATGGTGCGGACCTGCGCGATCTCCAGCGACCGGGTACGCTCGTCGGAGGCGATACGCTCGACATTGACGATGGTGGTCTGGGCGATCCGGGCCTTTTCGGTGGCCTCGCGCGCGGCGATCTCGGCTTCCTCGACCGCGCGGGTGCGCTCGATTTCGCGCCTGCGGGTCTCCTCCTCGTTGGCGATCCGCGCATCGGTGATGGAACGATCCTGCTGGATACGCGCCTTCTCGACCGCCTCTCGCGCCGTGATCTCGGCTTCCTCGATCGTCCGCGTGCGCTCGATATCGCGCTGCCGCACCTCGCGCTCGGAGGCAATCCGCGCGGTGTCGACCGCGCGCTGGTTGGCGATCTTGGCTTTTTCGATTTCCTCGCGCGCCAGCAGTTCCTTTTCTTCCACCGCGCGCGTGCGCTCGATCTCGCGGTGCCTTGTCTCTCGCTCCGACGAGATGCGGGCTTCGGCGATCGCCTGCTCGTTGGCGATGCGGGCCTTCTCGATGGTCTCGCGGGCGAAGATCTGCGCCTGCTCGGCCTCGGTCTCGCGCAGCGCGCGCTCGCGCGCCACTTCGGTGCGCTGCAGCGCCCGGCGCATCTCGATGTCACGCTCTTGTTCGAGGCGGGCGGTCTCGATCTCTCGCTCGATCTCCAGCGCCTGGCGTTCGGCTTCCAGGTTGCGGGTGCGGATCTTGATCATCGAATCCTGTTCGATGTCGTTGCGCAGCTTGCGCCGGGCCTCGATGTCCTCCATCAGCCGCGTCAAGCCCTCGGCGTCGAACCGGTTCGACGGGTTGAAAAATTCGAGATCGGTCTGATCGAGATCGGTGATGGCGACCGATTCCAGCTCGAGCCCGTTCTGGGCCAGCGCCTCGGCGGCGGCGGCCTTGAGCCGCGTGACGTATTCGCCGCGCTGCTCATGCATCTGCTCCATGGTCATTTCCGCGGCCACCGAACGGATCGCGGAGACGAACTTGCCGGAGAGCAGGGCATGCAGCTGCTCGGGCTCCAGCGTGCGGCGTCCGAGCGTGGCGGCGGCGATGGCGACGGCCTCGCGCGTGGGCTGCACGCGGACGTAAAAATCCGCCTCGATATCGATCCGCATGCGGTCGCGGGTAATGACCGCGTCGTGCTTGGCCCGCACGATCCCCATCGGCAGCACGTTCATGTTGACCGGCGTGTAGTCGTGGATGAACGGCAGCACGAAGGCGCCGCCATTGATCACCACGCGTTCGCCGAGCAGACCGGTTCGCACAAAGGACACTTCCTTCGACGAACGGTGGTAGAGCCAGTTCACGATGTAGACGACGATGGCGATCACGACGATCGCTGCGATCAGCCAGAGGATCAATTCGCCAACCAAAGTCCCCGACATCTCTTCCTCCCTTTGCTCCCGGCGTTATCGGGCGCCGATCGCCTTGAATTTACGAACCTGTTCCGTCAGCGCCCGCTCCACCGGCAGCCGCTCCATCGAGGAGGCGCCGTAGAAGCCGTGGCACTTGCGCGTGTGTTTCATGATGAAATCGGCATCATCGGGCTCGGCGATCGGCCCGCCATGCGCCAGCACCAGGATGTCCGGGTTGACGCTCAGCGCCGCCGCCGCCCAGGTGTCGATCTGCTCCGGACAGTCTTCGAGTCTTAATGCGGTATGCGCGCCGATCGCGCCGCCGGTGGTGAGGCCGAGATGGCAGACGACGATGTCGGCGCCCGCGATCGCCATCGCCGCGGCTTCGCTTTCGCTGAACACGTAGGGCGTCGTCAGCATGTCCTTGTCACGCGCCCTGGCGATCATGTCGATCTCCAGCGCGTAGGACATTCCGGTCTCTTCGAGATTGGCGCGGAACACGCCGTCGATCAGCCCGACGGTCGGAAAGTTCTGCACGCCGGCAAATCCCAGTGCCTTCAACTGGTCGAGGAAGAGGTCCATGTCGCGGAACGGGTCGGTGCCGTTGACGCCGGCCAGCACCGGCGTCTTCGTGACGACGGGGAGCACTTCGCCGGCCATTTCCACGACGATCGCGTTGGCATCGCCATAGGGCATCATGCCGGCCAGCGAGCCGCGCCCGGCCATGCGGTAGCGGCCGGAATTGTAGATCACGATCAGGTCGACGCCGCCGGCTTCCTCGCACTTGGCGGATAATCCAGTGCCGGCGCCGCCGCCGACGATCGGCTCGCCCCTGGCGGCCATGGCGCGGAACTTGCTCAAAATCGCTGAACGTTCGAATTTTGCCATGGTCACCTCGCGACTTTCCGACGGGTCCCCGGGCGTCCGGCCAGCGGGCGGAGCGCGGTGACGATGGCGGATGCAAATTCGGGGTCGTTGATGTGGCGCTTGATGCGGATGAGCTGGCGATTGCCGGTCTGGCGCACGCTGCGCTCCAGCGCCGTGAACAGTGCAGCATCGGCCTCCGGATCCCAGAACGGCTGGCCCGGCGAATCGAGCGCGGAGACGCCGCCTTCCGGCAGAAAGAAGCGCACCGGCCCATCCATCCGGTTGAGCTTGTCGCCGATCCAGCGCCCGATGCGCTCGTTCTCCTCCGGCGAGGTGCGCATCAGCGTCACCTGCGGATTGTGAACGTGGAATTTACGCTGGCGATAACGCTCGGGGACGGTGTCCGGCGCGCCGAAATTGACCATGTCGAGCGCGCCGGTGGAGCCGATGAAAGGGAGGCGGGTGCGGATCACCGCGCCGAAGCGATCTTCCGTCGCGGGAAACACGCCGCCCATCAGGAGATCGCAGACTTCCGTCGTGGTGAGATCGATCACGGCGGCAAGCATGCCGGAATCGACCAGCTTCTCCATCGAGCGGCCGCCGACGCCGGTGGCGTGGAAGACCAGACATTCGAAGTCGTTGCGCAACTCGGCCGCGATCTTCTGCACGGCCGGTGTCGTCACGCCGAACATGGTGATGCCGACCGCCGGCAGATAGGCGGGGGCGTTTCGTCCAACCTTGGCCTGGTCGTCGAGACGCGCCTTCACCATGCCGGCAATGGCATTGGCGCCGTTGGCGAGCACGGCGCGCGAGATCGAGTTGAGGCCCTGCACGTCGGTGACCGAATACATCATGGTGATATCGGCAGGGCCGACATACGGGCCGACATCGCCCGACGCGACCGACGAGATGATCAGCTTCGGCACGCCGACGGGGAGGGCGCGCATGGCGGGCGCGACCAGCGAGGCGCCGCCGGAGCCGCCGGCCGAGATGATGCCCGCGATATTGCCCTGGCGGCGCAGCCAGCTCGTAAACGCGTCCGCCATCGCCGCTACCGACGCGCCACGGTCGGAGCCGAACACGCTCGAACCGCCGCGGCCGTGGTTCAGCGCGATTTCCTGGGCGGAGACGTCGCAAGTGTAAAGTTTTCCGCTGGTGGAGACGTCGACCAGCCGCGTCCGCAAGCCCTGTCCGGCGACCACATCGCGGATGAAACGCAGTTCCTCGCCTTTGGTATCGAGCGTGCCGGCGACGATCACGACGGGTGGGCCGGATGTGCTTTGCATGGTCGCGCTGGCCGCGCGCCTTGGCCGCGTAGCGTCTTCGATCCGCGTCACGCCGGTCGACAGCGTGCGTGCGGCGGCCTCGATGCGGGCCATCGGCGCCGGTTGAGACCAGCGCGTCGGCAGCGTGGGATTGGAGATGTAGATCCGGATCGGCGCCGTGCTCGCGGGGCGCGGCGGTGCAGGACGCGCTTCGGCGCTCGCGTCGGCGGCGTCGATATCCGCTTCCGGTTCGGCGTGGACGCCGACGACCCCGACGCCCAGCAGGCGTTGCTGCAACTCGCGGTCGGCGGCAAGGCGCGCGGAGTCGATGATCCGGTTGATCCGGCCGTTGACCATGATCGCGACGTTTTTCGAGATCGCGGTGGCGACGCCGATGTTCTGCTCGATCACCAGCACCGACATCTCGCCGTCTTCACCGAGGCGGACCAGCATTTCCTCGACCTGGGCGACGATGACCGGCGCCAGCCCTTCGGTCGGCTCGTCCATGATGAGCAGATGCGGGTTGGTCAGTAGCGCGCGCGAGATCGCCAGCATCTGCTGTTCGCCGCCCGAAAGCTGCCCGCCGCCATGCTCCTTGCGCTCGGCGAGGCGGGGAAACGTTTCGTAGATGCGGTCGATGGTCCAGGCGCCGCGTCGCATCCCGGCGGCCAGGCTCAGATGTTCGGCGACGCTGAGCGAGCGCCACAGCCGCCGCCCCTGCGGGACATAGCCGACGCCGGCCTTGGCGATCCGCGCCGGGCTGAGGCGGGTGATATCTTCGCCGCGCAGGCGCACCGAGCCGCCGCTCGCCCGCAACAGGCCCATGATGGTCTTGCACAGCGTGGTCTTGCCCATGCCGTTGCGGCCGACCACGGAGAACACGCCGGAGTCCAGCGTGAGATCGACACCCTGCAACGCATGCGAATGGCCGTAATAGACGTCGAGGCCTCGGACTTCGAGCGCGGGCGCGGCGCGGCGGGGTTCAGCCATGGCCGGCCCCCAGATACAGTTCCTGCACCTCGGGGTCTGCCTCGATTTCGTGCGGCAGCCCTTCCTTGAAGATGCGGCCGTTGTGCATCATCGTCACGCTCTCGACGACGCGCAGCGCGACATCCATGTCGTGCTCGATGATGATGTAGCCGATATGCGCGGGCAGCGAGGTCAGGATCTCGATCAGCTCGCGGCGTTCGGTAGGGGAGAGTCCGGCGGCCGGTTCGTCGAACAGGATGAAGCGCGGCGCGCCGGCGAGCGCCAGCGCGATCTCGAGCTGGCGCTGCTGGCCGTGCGCCAGCTCTGCGACCAGTTGTTCCCGCACCGCCGTCAGGTGCACCGCCTGGATCAGCGATTCAGTCGCGTGCATCAGGGCGTCGTTCGTACCCGGGCGCAGCAAAGAGAAGCGTCCACGCGAAACGCCGCGGCAGGCGAGGTAGACATTGTCACGCACCGTCAGGCCGGGAAACAGCGCCGAGATCTGGTAGGTGCGGCGCAGCCCGCGCCGGATCCGCTCATAGGGCGGGAAGTGGGTAATGTCCTCGCCGAAGAAACGGATGGTGCCGGAGGACGGCGGAAAATCCCCGGTTACGCAGTTGAACAGCGTGGTCTTGCCGGCGCCGTTGGAGCCGAGCACGGCGCGGCGTTCGCCCGGGCGAACCGTGATGGTGATGTCGGTCAGCGCGGCGAGCGCGCCGAACATCCGCGTCACGCCGCGCAATTCGAGCGCGGCGCCGGCCGCAACGGCCGAAAAGCGCGGTGCGGCGCTATCGATGGCCATGGCTTCCGCCTTCCGTTGCCGCCTTGCGCCGCCACCGCTCCCACAGCCCGATCACGCCGTCCGAGGACCAGAACACGATGGCGAGGAATCCGAGCCCGATCAGCAGCCGGAAACGATTGCCGTCGAGCCCGAACTTGACCAGGAGATCGAGCGCGAAAGTGCGCAGGATGACGAAGATGAAGGCGCCGATATAGGGGCCGACGGGACGGGTGATGCCGCCGACCACGGCGATGATCAGAATATCGATACAGGCGCCGACACTGACCGAGCCGGGCGAGATCTGCCGGTAGTTCCAGACCTGCAGCACGCCGCCGAGGGCGGCGATAAACGACGCGAAGGCATAGGCCGCCACGCGGTGCGCGTTGACATTGAAGCCGAGCGTCGCCATGCGGCGGGGATTGTCGCGGACGCCCTGCAGCGCGAGGCCGAACGGCGCGCGCGAGACATATTGCACGGCGAAATAGCTGAACGCCGCGACGCCCAGCGTGACGTAATAATAGGGAATGTCGGAACGCCAATCGACGCCCCAGAACTTCGGCGTGGCGATGGTGTTGATGCCGGTGTGGCCGCCAAAAATCGCCCAATTCTGGTTGGTGAAATAGTAGAATGCCGCGCCGATCGCCAGCGTGATCATGATGGTGTAGATGCCCTCGGTGCGCACCGCGAGGGTGCCGCCGAGCGTCCCGAAGATGGTCGCGAGCACGAGCGCCATCGGAGTCGCGAGCCACCACGGCCAGCCGAGGCTGATATTGGTGTTGGCGCTCATGCCGAACACCGCGACCATGTAGGCGGCGAAACCGGCGATGGTGAGCTGCATCAGGCTGACCATGCCGCCATAGCCCGCCAGGAACATCAGGCTGAGCGCGATGGTCCCCAAAATCAGCGTCGTGGCAAAAATCTCGATCAGGAAGAAATTGCTGGCGATGGCCGGCATGATCAGCAGGATCAACGCGACCAGCCAGACCGCCGGCTGGTTGAATTCCGGCCACGCCAGCCAGCTGGTGCGCGCCGTCGCCGGCCGGCCGGTCTCCTGATGCGTGCCCTGGACCAGCGACATGTCAGCGCCTCGCCAACAGGCCCTGCGGCCGCAGCGCCAGCACCAGCACCATGATGAGGAAGGTCACCACGATCGCATAGGTCGGGATGTAGACCGAGCCGAGCTGCTCGGCGAGGCCGATGATCAGCGCGCCGAGCGCCGCGCCGGGGATCGATCCCATGCCGCCGACGATGACGACCACCAGCGAGGCGAGCAGGAAGCGGGTATCCTCGCCGGGCGAAAGCGACTGAAAGGTGCCGCCGACCACGCCCGCGATGCCGGCAAGGCCGGCGCCCAGCGCGAACACGGCGACGAACACGAGCTGGATCGGCACGCCGGTGGCGGCGAGCATGTCGCGGTCGTCGACGCCGGCGCGCACCATCATCCCGACGCGGGTCCGATTGAGCGCCAGCCACATCGCGATACCGATCACGACGGCCGCGACGAAGATCACCAGCCGCACCATCGGGTAGCGCAGGTAGACGGCTTCGCCGGACGATTTGACCGCGGTCACCAGCGGCAGCTCGATCGGGCCGACCAGCCAGTTCGGGGTCTGGATCTGATAGAAATCGCCGCCGAACACCCACAGCATCAGGTCCGCGAACACGATCGAGAGCCCGATCGTGACCATGGTCTGGCGCAGATCCTGCCCTTCCATGCGGCGGAACACGACGATCTGCAGGACGACGCCGAGCAGTGCTACGCCCAGAAATGCGGCGATGAAGCCGAGCACCCAGGAGCCGGTCCAGGTGCTGATGGCGTAGCCGATATAGCCGCCGAACAGGTAGAGCGAGCCGTGCGCCAGATTGACGTTGCGCATCAGGCCGAAGATCAGCGTGAAGCCGCTCGCCACCAGGAAGTAAAGGCTGCCGAGCGTGATGCCGTTGAAGACGGCGTTGAGGAACACCCGCTTGCGGCCGATCGCCTCTTCGAGGCCGGGCGGCCACACCGCAAGGATCAGCCACAGCAAGATCGCGACCGCGATCAGCAGGATCACCGCCCAAGCCGGATGGCGTTCGATGAATCGTGTCACGGTTTTGGTCCGGCCGTCGCCATATCGTCCTCCCAGACGCCGCGGCCTTTTCGGCTCGCGTTTTCAGGGCATCCTAGCGACGTCGCAAAGCCTGCACTTGATTGTCAGTATCTTTTCGCGTTGCTCGCGCTCAGGGCCGCAAGACTTTGGCGGCGCGGCGGTATTCGGTCGGCGCCATCCCGACATTGGCGGCGAAGAAGCGCGTGAAGCCGCTTTGCGAGGAGAAGCCGAGATCGAAGCCGATGTCGGCGATCGGCGCTTCGCTCGCGACCAGCGCGTCCAGCGCCTGCTCCATGATGAGGGTATTGAGATAGAGGTTAGGCGTGACGCCGGTCTGGGTGCGGAACAGCCGGTAGAAATGCGGACGCGACAACCCCGACGCCCGCGCGATCGAGTCCAGTTCGATCTCGGCGCCCGGACTTTCCGACATCAGCTTGATGGATTTGCGAACGCGGAAGTCGGTAACGGCTGTGGTGCGAATCTCCTGCACCGGCTCGGGAATCTGCCAGCTTTCGTCATAGCAACTGTCGATCAACTGCCTGAGTTCGCAATCAAGGGTGCTTAGCGAAGGCGCGCCGCAGACCAGCGCTGCGCATCGGCGAATATGCCGGTCCAG
It contains:
- a CDS encoding flotillin family protein → MSGTLVGELILWLIAAIVVIAIVVYIVNWLYHRSSKEVSFVRTGLLGERVVINGGAFVLPFIHDYTPVNMNVLPMGIVRAKHDAVITRDRMRIDIEADFYVRVQPTREAVAIAAATLGRRTLEPEQLHALLSGKFVSAIRSVAAEMTMEQMHEQRGEYVTRLKAAAAEALAQNGLELESVAITDLDQTDLEFFNPSNRFDAEGLTRLMEDIEARRKLRNDIEQDSMIKIRTRNLEAERQALEIEREIETARLEQERDIEMRRALQRTEVARERALRETEAEQAQIFARETIEKARIANEQAIAEARISSERETRHREIERTRAVEEKELLAREEIEKAKIANQRAVDTARIASEREVRQRDIERTRTIEEAEITAREAVEKARIQQDRSITDARIANEEETRRREIERTRAVEEAEIAAREATEKARIAQTTIVNVERIASDERTRSLEIAQVRTIQEAEIEAQKSVEAARIARERTLAAERIGSEHATRKLEIERNQALEVAGISAREATEASRIAQEERVRSLEIARNRTIEEADIASREAIEAARIAQEKVIAAQRIRAEKETRGLEIDRTESIEAAELKRRDAIERRRVEVELALEAERIASSRTREVLNIDQKKAVEIADEERVIALAAKRSERIDADRQVRQAEIIARKEVETTDVSREQALEAARLARRRAIEQLEVARVQALQEAEIASREEVERARIASDRGLDEARVGRERDLRKLEVNREKEVETALMEKAIALYQKSLEESAAKVAAEDARVGATQAAERVVTARDSEIAKRQKTIEVLLAEKRAEETKIAADAERVRAAVEAEAQRLLNEAENVLTDQARYSLFRRKLLDRIEGIVRESVKPMEKIEGIRILSVDGLNGGGGGGGNGGRSPTDEVIDSALRYRVQAPLIDSILADIGVEGGSLAKMPGLIREARDMQGIKEAARKSGQARPDTPPAPDASGEPVPERGPRKKG
- a CDS encoding phosphoenolpyruvate hydrolase family protein, with translation MAKFERSAILSKFRAMAARGEPIVGGGAGTGLSAKCEEAGGVDLIVIYNSGRYRMAGRGSLAGMMPYGDANAIVVEMAGEVLPVVTKTPVLAGVNGTDPFRDMDLFLDQLKALGFAGVQNFPTVGLIDGVFRANLEETGMSYALEIDMIARARDKDMLTTPYVFSESEAAAMAIAGADIVVCHLGLTTGGAIGAHTALRLEDCPEQIDTWAAAALSVNPDILVLAHGGPIAEPDDADFIMKHTRKCHGFYGASSMERLPVERALTEQVRKFKAIGAR
- a CDS encoding ABC transporter permease translates to MAEPRRAAPALEVRGLDVYYGHSHALQGVDLTLDSGVFSVVGRNGMGKTTLCKTIMGLLRASGGSVRLRGEDITRLSPARIAKAGVGYVPQGRRLWRSLSVAEHLSLAAGMRRGAWTIDRIYETFPRLAERKEHGGGQLSGGEQQMLAISRALLTNPHLLIMDEPTEGLAPVIVAQVEEMLVRLGEDGEMSVLVIEQNIGVATAISKNVAIMVNGRINRIIDSARLAADRELQQRLLGVGVVGVHAEPEADIDAADASAEARPAPPRPASTAPIRIYISNPTLPTRWSQPAPMARIEAAARTLSTGVTRIEDATRPRRAASATMQSTSGPPVVIVAGTLDTKGEELRFIRDVVAGQGLRTRLVDVSTSGKLYTCDVSAQEIALNHGRGGSSVFGSDRGASVAAMADAFTSWLRRQGNIAGIISAGGSGGASLVAPAMRALPVGVPKLIISSVASGDVGPYVGPADITMMYSVTDVQGLNSISRAVLANGANAIAGMVKARLDDQAKVGRNAPAYLPAVGITMFGVTTPAVQKIAAELRNDFECLVFHATGVGGRSMEKLVDSGMLAAVIDLTTTEVCDLLMGGVFPATEDRFGAVIRTRLPFIGSTGALDMVNFGAPDTVPERYRQRKFHVHNPQVTLMRTSPEENERIGRWIGDKLNRMDGPVRFFLPEGGVSALDSPGQPFWDPEADAALFTALERSVRQTGNRQLIRIKRHINDPEFASAIVTALRPLAGRPGTRRKVAR
- a CDS encoding ABC transporter ATP-binding protein, translating into MDSAAPRFSAVAAGAALELRGVTRMFGALAALTDITITVRPGERRAVLGSNGAGKTTLFNCVTGDFPPSSGTIRFFGEDITHFPPYERIRRGLRRTYQISALFPGLTVRDNVYLACRGVSRGRFSLLRPGTNDALMHATESLIQAVHLTAVREQLVAELAHGQQRQLEIALALAGAPRFILFDEPAAGLSPTERRELIEILTSLPAHIGYIIIEHDMDVALRVVESVTMMHNGRIFKEGLPHEIEADPEVQELYLGAGHG